A section of the Pseudanabaena mucicola str. Chao 1806 genome encodes:
- a CDS encoding glycosyltransferase produces the protein MAHIGIICVPATGHLNTILPLGCELKKRGHQVTLIGLLDAKEKTEVAGLNFKPFAETLRPLGFTPSILVRMGELSGSDAFRYSIQLFTESAKIMMEDGLTAVREAQVDLLLIDQASFGASSVAEYLGIPFISFTSAIVLNRDNSVPPFNFGWNYSPSYFAKLRNQLGYKLLDRLIKPISDTVTQYRRSLNLAPFNHPNDAYSPIAQICRQPKEFEFPRQNLPPHFHFTGPLHSLESRSVINFPYDKLNGKPLIYASMGTIQNRLLEVFHQIAEACQDLDAQLVISLGGSADPENLPPFTGNPIVVKYAPQLELLQKAQLTITHAGLNTTLESLSYGVPMVAIPITNDQPGVAARIAWTETGVVIPVKKLTVAKLQKAVQTVLKEPKYRDNARKMQLAIQKSGGVKLAADIVEEAIAKVIC, from the coding sequence ATGGCACACATTGGCATTATTTGCGTACCAGCAACGGGACATCTTAATACAATATTGCCCCTTGGGTGTGAACTTAAAAAGAGAGGGCATCAAGTAACTCTAATTGGTTTATTAGATGCCAAAGAAAAAACTGAAGTTGCAGGTTTGAATTTTAAACCATTTGCAGAGACATTACGCCCCCTTGGTTTTACTCCTTCAATCTTAGTTAGGATGGGTGAGTTAAGTGGTTCAGATGCCTTTCGTTACTCTATTCAGTTATTTACAGAAAGCGCAAAAATCATGATGGAAGATGGACTGACCGCAGTTCGCGAAGCTCAAGTTGACTTACTGTTAATTGATCAGGCTTCCTTTGGCGCTTCTAGTGTTGCCGAATACCTTGGTATCCCTTTTATTAGTTTTACTAGTGCGATTGTGCTAAACCGTGATAATTCTGTGCCTCCCTTTAATTTTGGCTGGAACTATTCACCTAGTTACTTTGCAAAGTTGAGAAATCAACTAGGCTATAAGTTACTTGATCGTTTAATCAAACCGATTTCAGATACAGTTACTCAATATAGACGATCGCTAAACTTAGCACCTTTTAACCATCCTAATGATGCATATTCTCCCATAGCACAGATTTGTCGCCAGCCCAAAGAATTTGAATTTCCACGTCAGAATCTACCGCCTCATTTCCATTTTACAGGTCCTTTACATAGTTTAGAGAGCCGATCTGTCATCAATTTTCCCTATGATAAATTGAATGGAAAGCCATTAATTTACGCATCAATGGGAACGATCCAAAATCGATTGCTAGAGGTATTTCATCAAATTGCCGAAGCCTGTCAAGATTTAGATGCTCAATTGGTAATTTCCTTAGGAGGCTCAGCTGATCCCGAAAACCTCCCCCCATTTACGGGTAATCCAATTGTAGTTAAATACGCACCACAATTGGAACTCTTGCAGAAGGCTCAACTGACTATCACCCATGCAGGGCTAAATACAACATTAGAGTCTTTGAGCTATGGAGTACCGATGGTTGCTATTCCGATCACTAATGACCAACCAGGAGTAGCTGCACGTATTGCTTGGACGGAGACTGGTGTAGTCATTCCTGTAAAAAAGTTGACGGTTGCGAAACTACAAAAGGCAGTGCAAACAGTGTTGAAGGAACCGAAATATCGAGATAATGCACGCAAAATGCAGTTAGCCATCCAAAAATCTGGTGGTGTTAAGTTGGCAGCAGATATTGTCGAAGAGGCGATCGCTAAAGTTATTTGTTAA
- a CDS encoding helix-turn-helix domain-containing protein: MSFKHLSTTERSELYKLRVTDKLSMSEIGRRLNRNKSTISRELSHNSDERQCVYLPDTTKVKMKARREKAKVKIPER, encoded by the coding sequence ATGAGCTTTAAGCATCTTAGCACAACAGAAAGAAGCGAACTGTATAAACTGCGGGTGACAGACAAATTATCGATGTCAGAAATCGGTCGCCGCTTGAATCGAAACAAAAGTACGATTTCAAGGGAGTTATCGCATAACTCCGATGAGAGACAGTGTGTCTATTTGCCCGACACGACGAAGGTGAAGATGAAAGCTCGGCGCGAAAAAGCCAAGGTAAAAATTCCAGAACGTTAG
- a CDS encoding phycocyanobilin:ferredoxin oxidoreductase, which yields MSTSVRTRQHHLIQKLANCIEETWQTHLDLEPYLIPKDLGYIEGQLEGEKLIIENLCYQTKQFRKLHLELAQVGNGLDILHCVMFPNPEYALPIFGADIVGGRGGMISAAIADLSPSNREKSLPTKYQEQLANLKNIEFSQPRALPEWADIFSEFCLFIRPDGVEEEQAFLQRVQEFLTIHCQIATTLEALTSDVDVASAIAGQQYYCTKQQQNDKTRRVLEKSFGEEWAERYMTAMLFDSIT from the coding sequence ATGTCAACATCTGTGCGAACCCGTCAACATCATTTAATTCAAAAGTTGGCAAATTGTATTGAAGAAACATGGCAAACCCATTTAGATCTAGAGCCATATCTCATACCTAAAGATTTAGGCTACATCGAAGGGCAGCTAGAGGGAGAGAAGTTAATCATTGAAAATCTTTGCTACCAAACTAAGCAATTTCGCAAATTACATCTTGAACTCGCTCAAGTGGGGAATGGTTTGGATATTTTGCATTGCGTTATGTTTCCCAACCCTGAGTATGCTTTGCCAATCTTTGGGGCAGATATTGTCGGCGGACGTGGGGGAATGATTAGTGCAGCGATCGCGGATCTGTCACCTAGCAATCGCGAAAAATCTTTACCGACTAAATATCAAGAGCAACTAGCCAATTTAAAAAATATCGAGTTTTCACAGCCCCGTGCATTACCTGAATGGGCAGATATTTTTTCGGAATTTTGTTTATTTATTCGCCCTGATGGAGTTGAAGAGGAACAGGCTTTTTTGCAAAGGGTACAAGAATTTTTGACGATTCATTGCCAAATTGCTACTACTTTAGAGGCGCTAACTTCTGATGTGGATGTTGCCAGTGCGATCGCAGGTCAGCAATATTACTGCACCAAACAACAACAAAATGATAAAACCCGTCGAGTCCTTGAAAAGTCCTTTGGTGAAGAATGGGCAGAACGTTATATGACTGCCATGTTATTTGACTCCATCACCTAA
- a CDS encoding sensor histidine kinase yields the protein MLKNHEQAELFRQRQWVKLFAEVTFKIRQSLQFKEILRATVTEVQRILQADRVLIYQISPDGTGRAITEAVLPDYPQILDLEFPEEVFPAEYQQLYANGRVRAIADVRDRQEGLSECLIEFVNQFNIKAKMIVPILQNLNSHRPNESSSPNKLWGLLIAHHCDRPYKWLDFELEMMQQLADQFGIALSQTEILEHLEEIVEARTAELQEVNRNLQQEINNRKQAETTLRQSEEQLRLITNALPVLISYVDEHQCYQFNNKAYEDWLGKVPAQIYGMNLKSVWGNNCYTKLIGYVKLALLGQVVTYENEILLKDGQLRSVNVTYIPHIDEQKNVKGFFSLTTDISERKAIERMKDEFIAVVSHELRTPLTSMHSALKILSTGRLGKLSKDGQQILKIADDNTERLVRLVNNVLDLQRIESGDVKMEKQICNVSTLMIQATEAMQPMAQHHGVVLIVEPVDIEIFVDSDYIVQALTNLISNAIKFSSVNGKVWLTAEKKLNNEVLFSVCDEGQGIPSDKLENIFERFQQVDSSDSRRKGGTGLGLTICRKIVEQHEGKIWAESILGQGSTFSFTLPLLNL from the coding sequence ATGCTCAAAAATCATGAGCAAGCTGAGCTATTTCGTCAGAGGCAATGGGTAAAACTTTTTGCTGAAGTTACTTTTAAAATTAGGCAGTCTTTACAATTTAAGGAGATTTTAAGAGCGACAGTAACTGAGGTACAACGAATTCTCCAAGCTGACCGAGTGCTGATTTATCAAATTTCCCCCGATGGCACAGGGCGAGCGATTACGGAAGCTGTTCTACCCGATTATCCCCAAATTTTAGATTTAGAGTTTCCTGAAGAAGTATTTCCTGCTGAATATCAACAACTTTATGCGAATGGTCGGGTTAGAGCGATCGCCGATGTGAGAGATCGCCAAGAGGGTTTGTCGGAATGTCTGATTGAATTTGTGAATCAGTTCAATATCAAGGCAAAGATGATTGTCCCCATTCTCCAGAACTTGAATTCCCACCGACCAAATGAATCCAGTTCACCAAATAAACTGTGGGGATTACTGATCGCGCATCATTGTGATCGCCCTTACAAATGGCTAGATTTTGAATTAGAAATGATGCAACAACTTGCAGATCAGTTCGGGATTGCCCTATCTCAAACTGAGATTCTAGAGCATTTAGAAGAAATTGTCGAAGCCCGTACTGCGGAATTACAAGAAGTCAATCGTAATCTGCAACAGGAAATCAATAATCGGAAACAAGCAGAAACAACCCTTAGACAAAGTGAGGAACAGTTAAGACTGATTACTAATGCCCTACCTGTGTTAATTTCCTATGTTGACGAGCATCAATGTTATCAGTTTAACAACAAAGCTTACGAAGATTGGTTAGGTAAAGTTCCAGCACAAATTTACGGAATGAATCTTAAATCAGTGTGGGGTAATAATTGCTATACTAAATTAATTGGCTACGTAAAACTAGCTCTATTGGGTCAGGTTGTCACCTATGAAAATGAAATTCTCTTAAAGGATGGGCAACTACGCTCTGTAAACGTTACTTATATTCCCCATATTGACGAACAAAAAAATGTTAAGGGCTTTTTTTCGCTGACCACCGATATTAGTGAACGTAAAGCGATCGAACGCATGAAAGACGAATTTATCGCCGTCGTCAGCCACGAATTGCGAACTCCTTTAACCTCAATGCATAGTGCATTAAAAATCTTATCAACGGGAAGATTAGGGAAACTTTCCAAAGATGGACAACAAATCCTCAAAATCGCTGATGATAATACTGAGCGTCTCGTTCGCTTAGTGAACAATGTGCTTGATTTGCAACGCATCGAATCTGGTGACGTAAAAATGGAGAAGCAAATCTGCAATGTTTCCACCTTAATGATTCAGGCAACAGAAGCAATGCAACCAATGGCTCAACATCATGGAGTAGTTCTCATTGTTGAACCTGTTGATATTGAGATTTTTGTTGATTCTGATTACATTGTTCAAGCATTAACGAATCTCATTAGTAATGCGATTAAATTCTCATCGGTGAATGGGAAAGTCTGGCTAACTGCGGAAAAAAAATTAAATAACGAAGTTTTATTCTCAGTTTGTGATGAAGGTCAAGGCATTCCATCGGACAAACTCGAAAATATTTTTGAAAGATTTCAGCAAGTAGACTCCTCTGACTCGCGTCGTAAAGGTGGAACAGGATTAGGATTAACGATCTGTCGTAAAATTGTTGAACAACATGAAGGTAAAATTTGGGCTGAGAGTATTCTCGGTCAAGGTAGTACTTTCTCATTTACACTGCCATTATTGAATTTATAA
- a CDS encoding response regulator: MQKKRILIIDDDESIQTVVQFGIQMVVDWEVLVASSGMQGIKTTCDQKPDAILLDVMMPDMDGIATLKAIQANSETAQIPVIFLTAKAHTSERRQFNDLQVNGVITKPFNSLDLPDIITKILDW, translated from the coding sequence ATGCAAAAAAAAAGGATTTTAATTATTGATGATGATGAAAGTATTCAAACTGTAGTGCAGTTTGGGATTCAGATGGTTGTTGACTGGGAGGTTCTAGTTGCTAGCTCAGGAATGCAAGGCATTAAAACTACTTGTGATCAAAAACCTGATGCTATTTTACTCGATGTGATGATGCCTGATATGGATGGTATTGCTACCTTGAAAGCTATTCAAGCTAATTCTGAAACTGCACAAATTCCCGTGATATTTTTAACTGCGAAAGCCCACACTTCAGAGAGGAGGCAGTTTAATGATTTACAGGTGAATGGAGTGATTACGAAACCTTTCAATTCCCTTGATTTGCCAGATATAATTACTAAAATACTTGATTGGTAA
- a CDS encoding response regulator: MKILLVEDDEVLIAVLTKALTEHRYIVDVVKDGEMAWSYGSTFDYDLIILDIGLPKLDGITLCQRFRAENYSMPILLLTAQSDSTSKVSGLDAGADDYVVKPFDIAELIARIRALLRRSNAISLPIIVWGDLLLNPSTCEVSYNNLPLTLTNKEYELLEILLRDSHHLLSVEEILDRLWSSDEFPSEATVRSHIRGLRRKLVAAGAPSDFIATVHGRGYYLKIPDKSADVEISQTSETTSFTSSVLKLTAPDNQQEKYLEFLNQLWVTTKPKSLEQLTVLFQAIKKLESGFLDPHFQELAHQTAHKLAGTLGTFGLTRAKQLAIQLENLLNSQTLVQKSQLEIFEPSVIALEQAIQNTNLIQSIPTNSIVDTSSTSSSLIQPQSAVEPKVMIVDDEVDCLRSLTELLNPWGFKVTTLADPQEFWTVLRSVLPDILILDINMPPINGLEICQSIRNDLNWKRLPVLFLSGLTDSNTQNLAFGVGADDYLCKPIVGIDLANRIHNRLQRVRDYQ, encoded by the coding sequence ATGAAGATATTATTAGTAGAAGATGATGAGGTCTTAATTGCTGTCTTAACCAAAGCTCTGACTGAACATCGCTATATTGTTGATGTGGTCAAAGATGGTGAAATGGCTTGGAGCTACGGTTCAACCTTTGATTATGATCTGATTATCTTAGATATTGGTTTGCCTAAGTTAGATGGAATCACTCTGTGTCAAAGGTTTCGGGCAGAGAACTATAGTATGCCAATTCTCTTGTTGACAGCTCAGAGCGACAGTACGTCTAAGGTGAGTGGTCTAGATGCGGGAGCTGATGACTATGTAGTCAAGCCCTTTGATATCGCAGAATTAATTGCTCGAATTCGGGCTTTATTGAGGCGGAGTAATGCAATTTCTTTGCCGATCATTGTTTGGGGTGATTTACTCTTAAATCCTAGTACTTGTGAAGTTTCCTATAATAATTTACCTCTCACTCTTACCAATAAAGAATATGAATTATTAGAGATTTTACTGCGTGATAGTCATCATTTGCTAAGTGTTGAGGAGATTCTTGATCGCCTTTGGTCTTCGGATGAGTTTCCTTCGGAGGCAACTGTGCGCTCACATATTCGAGGATTGCGTCGGAAGTTAGTAGCAGCAGGCGCTCCTTCTGATTTTATTGCTACGGTTCATGGACGAGGATACTATCTAAAAATACCAGATAAATCTGCTGATGTCGAAATATCCCAAACTTCTGAAACTACTTCTTTTACTTCCTCAGTTCTGAAATTAACTGCTCCCGATAATCAGCAGGAAAAGTATTTAGAGTTCTTAAATCAGCTTTGGGTGACTACTAAACCAAAGAGTTTGGAGCAGTTGACCGTATTATTTCAAGCGATCAAGAAATTAGAATCTGGATTCCTCGATCCTCATTTTCAAGAACTTGCTCATCAAACAGCTCACAAACTCGCAGGCACTCTGGGCACATTTGGATTAACAAGAGCTAAGCAATTGGCGATTCAGTTGGAAAATTTGCTTAATAGTCAAACATTAGTCCAAAAATCCCAGTTAGAGATATTTGAACCCTCGGTGATTGCTTTAGAGCAGGCAATTCAAAATACTAATTTAATCCAAAGTATACCTACAAATTCAATTGTGGATACTTCATCTACATCGTCCTCTTTAATACAACCTCAGTCCGCAGTTGAGCCAAAAGTGATGATTGTGGATGATGAAGTTGATTGTTTGCGATCGCTAACGGAGCTACTTAATCCCTGGGGCTTTAAGGTAACGACCCTCGCTGATCCACAGGAATTTTGGACAGTGCTACGGTCAGTCCTGCCCGATATACTGATTTTAGATATCAATATGCCACCAATCAATGGATTAGAAATTTGTCAATCTATTAGAAACGATCTCAATTGGAAACGTCTACCAGTGTTGTTTCTAAGTGGGTTGACGGATTCTAATACGCAAAATCTTGCCTTTGGAGTTGGGGCTGATGACTATTTATGTAAGCCAATTGTTGGTATTGATTTAGCTAATCGCATTCATAATCGTTTACAACGAGTCAGAGACTACCAGTAA
- a CDS encoding pentapeptide repeat-containing protein, translating to MGIGKELIKNSNKKAIAISTIIAISTATSVLAANQTHVDQLIKTKECSECDLPDARLAGADLIGANVRDADLRKADLRGAKLDGAKFMRSNMLGADLRFALLSGADFLNTNLLEAKLEGANLFRANLKYANLERVNLSQASLKNADLQFAKLNGAKIDNANLERANFGLAELEKADFTNSRLKRANLRRANFSEVNLTRANLEGANLEGTTFVGANLFHTDLRSSKIDSDTLLDPKWFLVWKVVNQRLDGQTLVAADLSGGNFEKANLAGINMEDANFTQAYLFITNLRRSNLARVKFNEANLRYADLRKANLTEVDFAGAQLSDANLEGANLRLANLRESIINEETVLDRKWRIVWNIVNRGGEDRNLRGEDLTGANLRLARLRGARLLDANLSQSDLRGADFVGANLQRANLSGANLTGANLRGAVLQGANFCGATMPDGTVEKCK from the coding sequence ATGGGTATAGGCAAAGAGTTGATCAAAAATTCAAATAAAAAGGCGATCGCTATTTCCACGATCATCGCTATTTCTACGGCAACCTCAGTATTGGCAGCCAATCAAACCCATGTCGATCAACTGATTAAGACTAAGGAATGTTCTGAGTGCGATCTTCCTGATGCCAGACTTGCGGGAGCCGATTTGATCGGTGCGAATGTCAGGGATGCCGATCTCCGCAAAGCTGATCTGCGAGGGGCAAAGCTGGATGGAGCAAAATTTATGCGATCGAATATGCTGGGAGCCGATCTTCGATTTGCATTACTATCGGGAGCTGATTTTTTAAATACCAATTTACTGGAAGCGAAACTGGAGGGGGCTAATCTATTTCGAGCAAATCTGAAATATGCCAATCTCGAGAGGGTGAACCTCAGTCAAGCTTCTTTAAAAAATGCCGATCTTCAATTTGCCAAGTTAAATGGAGCGAAAATCGATAATGCAAACCTCGAACGGGCTAATTTCGGACTGGCGGAATTAGAAAAAGCCGACTTCACTAACTCCCGCTTAAAAAGAGCAAATTTACGTCGTGCTAACTTTAGCGAAGTAAATCTCACCAGAGCCAACCTTGAGGGGGCAAATCTAGAAGGCACTACCTTTGTAGGAGCAAATTTATTTCACACCGATTTGCGATCGAGTAAAATTGATAGTGATACTCTCTTGGATCCTAAATGGTTTCTTGTTTGGAAAGTCGTAAATCAACGTCTTGATGGTCAAACTCTTGTCGCAGCAGATCTGTCGGGTGGCAACTTTGAGAAGGCAAACTTAGCAGGTATAAATATGGAAGATGCGAACTTCACCCAAGCCTATCTCTTTATCACTAATCTGCGCCGCAGTAATCTCGCCCGTGTCAAGTTCAATGAAGCAAATTTACGCTATGCCGACTTGAGGAAGGCGAATCTTACAGAAGTAGATTTTGCGGGGGCACAGTTATCCGATGCCAATTTGGAAGGAGCGAATCTCCGTCTTGCGAATCTGCGAGAGAGCATCATTAATGAGGAGACTGTGCTCGATCGCAAGTGGCGGATTGTTTGGAATATCGTCAATCGTGGCGGCGAAGATCGCAATCTCAGGGGTGAAGACTTGACAGGAGCAAATTTACGTTTGGCGAGGTTGAGAGGGGCGCGACTGTTGGATGCAAATCTTAGTCAGTCTGACCTGCGGGGTGCAGATTTTGTCGGTGCAAATTTGCAACGGGCTAATCTCTCAGGGGCTAATCTCACGGGTGCAAATTTACGAGGTGCGGTATTGCAGGGCGCAAATTTTTGTGGAGCGACGATGCCCGATGGAACTGTAGAAAAATGTAAGTAA
- a CDS encoding ATP-binding protein has translation MTISPPAPTTVNTRSLSQNVLFSEIAKMRQTLEQKVAERLGETLDKQAALHSPVQESGSHLQQLCESFNLSQFEKEVLILCIGMELDAGWANLCAAITNDPKQNYPTFSLAMSVLEHPNWSALSPAAPLRRWQLVEIGAGNALTASPLRINERILHYLMGQQDLDERLLHVLVPLVTDVVAIDSHQQIVDQAIATWLHAANQDQWELLPVLQICGEDIASKIAIAANVCRQLDLRLYKISANILPQDLTNLQSLALLCDREYTLSNMAVLLDCDRDEAPNHNLDMAIGYLIEILKCPMLISSQTRRRQHQRTIITFEVRSPSVHEQQTLWEDALSDLDDNLASSLNGSIAKLVSYFNLSPTHISNAALKARSMHQQETEHSFEHSLWNACRSQSRPRLDELAQSVETAATWEDLILPAKEKFVLRDIAAHVRQRLTVYETWGFAGRSRRGLGISALFAGASGTGKTMAAEVLGNELQLDVYRIDLSSIIDKYIGETEKNLKRIFDAAEGGGVILLFDEADALFGKRTEVKDSHDRHANVGVSYLLQRMEAYRGLAVLTTNLKNSLDQAFFRRLRFVVQFPFPDAEQRAEIWRRAFPKQTPTLDLDYLKLAKLSVAGGNIRNIALNSAFIAADHNEPVQMKHILQAAKIEYIKLEKPMMDTEVKGWV, from the coding sequence ATGACGATATCCCCCCCCGCACCTACCACGGTAAATACTCGCAGTCTCAGTCAAAATGTTCTATTTAGTGAAATTGCGAAAATGCGCCAAACCTTAGAGCAAAAAGTTGCTGAGCGGCTGGGAGAAACTCTAGACAAACAAGCTGCATTACATTCTCCCGTACAGGAATCAGGCAGTCACCTGCAACAATTATGTGAAAGTTTTAATCTATCCCAATTTGAGAAAGAAGTCTTAATCCTTTGTATAGGAATGGAACTGGATGCAGGATGGGCTAACCTCTGTGCTGCAATTACCAATGATCCGAAACAAAACTATCCCACCTTTAGCTTAGCAATGTCGGTGCTAGAGCATCCCAATTGGTCAGCGCTATCTCCTGCTGCTCCACTGCGACGCTGGCAATTAGTGGAAATCGGTGCAGGAAATGCTCTAACCGCTAGTCCTTTACGGATTAATGAACGGATTTTGCATTACCTCATGGGACAACAGGATTTAGACGAGCGTTTGCTCCATGTGTTAGTTCCCTTAGTAACTGATGTTGTCGCAATTGACTCCCATCAACAAATTGTCGATCAGGCGATCGCCACATGGCTACATGCAGCTAATCAAGATCAATGGGAACTACTCCCCGTATTGCAGATTTGTGGTGAAGATATCGCTAGCAAAATAGCGATCGCTGCCAATGTTTGTCGCCAACTCGACCTCAGACTTTATAAAATATCGGCAAATATCCTGCCCCAAGATTTAACGAATTTACAGTCCCTTGCTTTGCTCTGTGATCGCGAATATACCCTCAGCAATATGGCAGTTTTGCTAGATTGCGATCGAGATGAAGCGCCAAATCATAATCTAGATATGGCGATCGGCTATCTGATTGAGATTCTCAAATGTCCGATGCTCATCAGTAGCCAAACCCGTCGCCGCCAACATCAACGCACGATCATTACCTTTGAGGTGCGATCGCCTTCTGTGCATGAACAGCAAACTCTCTGGGAAGATGCTCTCAGCGATCTTGATGATAATCTTGCTAGTTCCCTTAATGGTTCCATAGCCAAACTCGTTTCCTATTTTAATCTCTCGCCAACCCATATATCTAATGCGGCTCTTAAGGCGAGAAGTATGCATCAACAGGAAACCGAACATTCCTTTGAGCATTCGTTATGGAACGCCTGCCGTTCGCAATCGCGTCCACGACTGGATGAACTTGCCCAAAGTGTAGAAACAGCAGCAACTTGGGAAGATTTAATTTTACCCGCTAAAGAAAAATTTGTGCTCCGTGACATTGCTGCTCATGTGCGCCAACGATTGACAGTCTATGAAACTTGGGGCTTTGCGGGGAGGAGTCGGCGAGGCTTAGGGATTAGCGCTCTGTTTGCAGGCGCAAGCGGCACGGGTAAAACGATGGCAGCCGAGGTCTTGGGCAACGAGCTACAGCTTGATGTCTATCGCATTGATTTGAGTTCCATCATCGATAAATACATCGGCGAAACCGAGAAAAATCTCAAGCGGATTTTTGATGCTGCTGAAGGTGGGGGCGTAATTTTACTCTTTGATGAAGCGGATGCCCTATTTGGTAAACGTACCGAGGTGAAAGACAGCCACGATCGGCATGCTAATGTCGGCGTAAGTTATCTCTTGCAAAGAATGGAAGCCTATCGCGGACTGGCTGTATTAACTACTAACCTCAAAAATTCTCTCGACCAAGCATTCTTTAGACGTTTACGCTTTGTGGTGCAATTCCCTTTTCCTGATGCTGAGCAACGGGCAGAAATCTGGCGACGTGCCTTTCCGAAGCAAACACCTACACTTGATCTTGACTATCTCAAACTTGCTAAACTCAGTGTGGCGGGTGGTAATATTCGTAATATTGCCCTTAATTCTGCCTTTATTGCGGCGGATCACAATGAACCCGTGCAAATGAAACATATTCTGCAAGCGGCAAAAATTGAATATATTAAACTCGAAAAACCAATGATGGATACGGAAGTAAAAGGATGGGTATAG